In Desulfarculaceae bacterium, the following are encoded in one genomic region:
- the argC gene encoding N-acetyl-gamma-glutamyl-phosphate reductase produces the protein MIPVAIMGGSGYTGVELMRLIAGHPGLELSAVSSAQFKDQPVDAVFGALEGMGKLSFVDHDPATLAGGAQLVFLAVPHKAAMAAAPALLDAGAKVVDLSADFRLRDRAVYEEWYAPHSAPELLSEAVYGLPEFYRDEIPGARLVANPGCYVTSVLVALAPLLKAGLVEPEGLIADSASGVSGAGRSAKLGLIHGEVHENFKAYAVDGHRHTPEMEQELSVAAGQEVRLTFTPHLLPMDRGILSTIYARPRAGADAEAVRECWQAAYGDEPFIRPLPPGRLPACKEVRGTNRVQLGVAVDPRSGLIKLFSALDNLCKGASGQAMQNANLMLGLGETEGLTELACTP, from the coding sequence ATGAGGCTTATCGCCGGGCATCCCGGCCTGGAGCTGAGCGCGGTGAGCTCGGCCCAGTTCAAGGACCAGCCAGTGGACGCGGTCTTCGGTGCCCTGGAAGGCATGGGGAAATTGAGCTTCGTGGACCACGACCCGGCCACCCTGGCCGGGGGCGCGCAGCTGGTTTTCCTGGCCGTGCCCCACAAGGCGGCCATGGCCGCCGCGCCGGCCCTCCTGGACGCCGGGGCCAAGGTGGTGGACCTCTCGGCCGACTTCCGGCTGCGGGACCGGGCGGTGTACGAAGAGTGGTACGCCCCCCACAGCGCGCCCGAGCTGCTTTCCGAGGCGGTGTACGGCCTGCCCGAGTTCTACCGCGATGAGATCCCCGGGGCCCGGCTGGTGGCCAACCCCGGCTGCTACGTGACCAGCGTGCTGGTGGCTTTGGCGCCACTACTCAAGGCCGGTCTGGTGGAGCCCGAAGGCCTCATCGCGGACAGCGCCTCGGGCGTGTCCGGCGCGGGGCGCTCGGCCAAGTTGGGCCTGATCCACGGCGAGGTGCACGAGAACTTCAAGGCCTACGCGGTGGACGGCCACAGGCACACCCCGGAGATGGAGCAGGAGCTTTCCGTGGCTGCTGGCCAAGAGGTGCGGCTCACCTTCACCCCGCATCTGTTGCCCATGGACCGGGGCATCCTGAGCACCATCTACGCCCGGCCTCGGGCAGGCGCGGACGCGGAAGCGGTGCGGGAGTGCTGGCAGGCGGCCTATGGCGACGAGCCCTTCATCCGGCCCCTGCCCCCCGGGCGGCTGCCCGCCTGCAAGGAGGTGCGGGGCACCAACCGGGTGCAGCTCGGCGTGGCCGTGGACCCGCGCTCCGGGCTCATCAAGCTGTTCTCGGCCCTGGACAACCTGTGCAAGGGCGCCAGCGGCCAGGCCATGCAGAACGCCAACCTCATGCTGGGCCTGGGCGAGACCGAGGGCCTGACCGAGCTGGCCTGCACCCCGTAG
- the truA gene encoding tRNA pseudouridine(38-40) synthase TruA translates to MEPPTLWERLAGRFPPLDLPFVEREPEGESRRLALAVAYRGAGFAGWQVQPGEPTIQGAVEAALSRLCDQPIRIEASGRTDAGVNAWGQVASFSTTSRLAAPEMLRGLRALLPGGVWPRALGPVAEDFHARFSAQGKTYHYYLWPRAEAPLFLEPHCWPLKAGLDLAAMRAALAGLVGEVDLAAFSTAGSEPGLTTRRMIHRAELNQLSDGMVELRLTASGFLRHSVRNLAGSLVQVGRGELLPQAMAEMAAAGSRLYSGPKAPPQGLYLAKVFYTRAPE, encoded by the coding sequence ATGGAGCCACCCACCCTCTGGGAGCGCCTGGCCGGCCGTTTCCCGCCCCTGGACCTGCCCTTCGTGGAGCGGGAGCCGGAAGGCGAGAGCCGCCGGTTGGCCTTGGCGGTGGCCTATCGCGGGGCGGGCTTTGCCGGCTGGCAGGTGCAGCCCGGCGAGCCCACCATCCAGGGGGCGGTGGAGGCCGCCCTGTCGCGCCTGTGCGACCAGCCTATCCGCATCGAGGCCTCGGGCCGCACCGACGCCGGCGTCAACGCCTGGGGCCAGGTGGCCAGCTTCAGCACCACCAGCCGCCTGGCCGCGCCGGAGATGCTCAGGGGGCTCAGGGCCCTGTTGCCTGGCGGCGTGTGGCCCCGCGCCCTGGGGCCGGTGGCCGAGGATTTCCACGCCCGCTTCAGCGCCCAGGGCAAGACCTACCATTATTACCTCTGGCCCCGGGCCGAGGCCCCGCTGTTCTTGGAGCCCCACTGCTGGCCGCTAAAGGCCGGGCTGGACCTGGCGGCCATGCGCGCCGCCCTGGCAGGGCTGGTGGGCGAGGTGGACCTGGCCGCGTTCTCCACCGCCGGGTCCGAGCCGGGCCTGACCACCAGGCGCATGATCCACCGCGCCGAGCTGAACCAGCTTTCCGACGGCATGGTGGAGCTTCGCCTCACGGCCAGCGGCTTTTTGCGCCACAGCGTACGCAATCTGGCGGGCAGTCTGGTGCAGGTAGGCCGGGGCGAGCTGTTGCCCCAGGCCATGGCCGAGATGGCCGCCGCGGGCAGCCGCCTCTACTCCGGGCCCAAGGCCCCGCCCCAGGGGCTCTACCTGGCCAAGGTTTTCTACACGAGAGCGCCGGAGTAA
- the mutL gene encoding DNA mismatch repair endonuclease MutL, with the protein MQAIIPPRPVRLLPEEVANQIAAGEVVERPASVLKELVENALDAGARRIAVEVAAGGRKLIRVVDDGAGMGPDDLLMALERHATSKVASAADLTHVGSLGFRGEALPSIAAVSRMLLRSRRESDEAGSQARVEGGAIKAVEEVGCPVGTLVEVKDLFFNTPARRKFLKSQATESGHLAGALVRLALARPEVAFRYSVGNQVTYDLSGGQDLAVRAASLLGRASAEAMVRLEESEDVLGLEGLAGLPSLSRSTADQVYTFVNGRFVRDKVLLHAVNQAYRGLMPDNRRPVVVLHLTLDPELVDVNVHPAKTEVRFTRSQEVHDALARALRRGLSKGRGVKPSARPVVAQGAPPRPYAAPARGPAAPPPRVAEPSAPSRPAEHASPPPPADAALPGGAAKRLQPLYTKAEELTVIGQLHGLYVLCSSPQGLVLVDQHAAHERLTYERLKAGLARGELPRQGLLSPLTMELSPGEAAWAGEQAEQWARLGLELEPFGGATWAIQAVPPHLAGGDPRPAVRDLLSQMSASGLEAETPEFVETALRSLACHGSVRQGQRLKPRELEELVDQICQLPAPLTCPHGRPVMLLLTRHELDRQFRRSGDGS; encoded by the coding sequence ATGCAAGCTATTATCCCCCCCAGACCGGTCCGCCTGCTGCCCGAGGAAGTCGCCAACCAGATCGCCGCCGGCGAGGTGGTGGAGCGCCCGGCCAGCGTGCTCAAGGAGCTGGTGGAAAACGCCCTGGACGCTGGGGCCCGGCGTATCGCGGTGGAGGTGGCCGCCGGGGGGCGCAAGCTGATCCGGGTGGTGGACGACGGCGCGGGCATGGGGCCCGACGATCTCTTGATGGCCCTGGAGCGCCACGCCACCAGCAAGGTGGCCAGCGCGGCGGACCTGACCCATGTGGGCTCCCTGGGCTTCCGGGGCGAGGCCCTGCCCTCCATCGCGGCGGTGAGCCGGATGCTGCTCCGCTCGCGGCGGGAGAGTGACGAGGCGGGCTCCCAGGCGCGGGTGGAAGGCGGGGCCATCAAGGCGGTGGAAGAGGTGGGCTGCCCGGTGGGCACCCTGGTGGAGGTCAAGGACCTTTTCTTCAACACCCCGGCGCGGCGCAAGTTTTTAAAGAGCCAGGCCACGGAAAGCGGCCACCTGGCCGGGGCCCTGGTGCGCCTGGCTCTGGCCCGGCCCGAGGTGGCCTTCCGCTACAGCGTGGGCAATCAGGTGACCTACGATCTGTCCGGCGGCCAGGATCTGGCGGTGCGGGCCGCGTCCCTGCTGGGCCGCGCCTCGGCCGAGGCCATGGTGCGCCTGGAGGAGAGCGAGGATGTGCTGGGCCTGGAGGGCCTGGCCGGGCTGCCTTCGCTGAGCCGCTCGACCGCGGACCAGGTTTATACCTTTGTGAACGGCCGTTTCGTGCGCGACAAGGTGCTCTTGCACGCGGTGAACCAAGCCTATCGCGGGCTCATGCCCGACAACCGCAGGCCGGTGGTGGTGCTGCACCTTACCCTGGACCCGGAGCTGGTGGACGTGAATGTGCACCCGGCCAAGACCGAGGTGCGCTTCACCCGCTCCCAGGAGGTGCACGACGCCCTGGCCCGGGCCCTGCGGCGGGGCCTGAGCAAGGGGCGCGGCGTGAAGCCCAGCGCCCGGCCGGTGGTGGCCCAGGGCGCCCCGCCCCGGCCCTATGCCGCGCCCGCGCGGGGGCCCGCGGCCCCGCCGCCCCGGGTGGCCGAGCCCAGTGCGCCGTCGCGCCCGGCCGAGCACGCCTCCCCGCCTCCCCCGGCGGACGCCGCCCTGCCCGGCGGCGCGGCCAAGCGTCTGCAACCGCTCTACACCAAGGCCGAGGAGCTCACGGTGATCGGCCAGCTGCACGGGCTCTACGTGCTCTGCTCCTCGCCCCAGGGCCTGGTGCTGGTGGACCAGCACGCGGCCCACGAGCGCCTGACCTACGAGCGGCTAAAGGCGGGCCTGGCCCGGGGCGAGCTGCCCCGCCAGGGACTGTTGTCGCCCCTGACCATGGAGCTGAGCCCCGGCGAGGCGGCCTGGGCCGGGGAGCAGGCCGAGCAGTGGGCCCGTTTGGGCCTGGAGCTGGAGCCCTTCGGCGGGGCCACCTGGGCCATCCAGGCGGTTCCGCCCCATCTGGCCGGGGGCGACCCCCGCCCGGCGGTGCGCGACCTGCTCAGCCAGATGAGCGCCAGCGGCCTGGAGGCGGAGACCCCGGAGTTTGTGGAGACCGCGCTCCGCTCCCTGGCCTGCCACGGCTCGGTGCGCCAGGGCCAGCGGCTCAAGCCCCGCGAGCTGGAGGAGCTGGTGGACCAGATCTGCCAGCTGCCCGCGCCCCTCACCTGCCCCCACGGCCGCCCGGTGATGCTCCTGCTCACCCGCCACGAGCTGGACCGCCAGTTCCGCCGGAGCGGCGATGGCTCCTGA
- the miaA gene encoding tRNA (adenosine(37)-N6)-dimethylallyltransferase MiaA has product MAPEAPALVVLAGPTAAGKTALSLRLAREHHAEIVGADSVQVYRGLDIGSAKPTPGEQAQARHHLIDMADPAEGFSAARYAELAQAAIADIHARGKKALVVGGTGLYIKALLWGLVPVPEVDPALRAELAEAWDEQGAEAMHARLAERDPEAAARLHPNDRQRVLRALEVCLQTGEPFSRRQEKHKQSEPRYAHLFIGLERPREELNQRIETRARAMWQGGLLAEVEGLLAAGTPPEAPGLATLGYRQAVAALSGTMQPDDALFDMIKATKAYAKRQLTWFRGVEGLHWHNADDHAGVSQRVAGFWSHKG; this is encoded by the coding sequence ATGGCTCCTGAGGCACCGGCCCTGGTGGTGCTGGCCGGGCCCACCGCGGCGGGCAAGACCGCCCTTTCCCTGCGCCTGGCCCGCGAGCACCACGCCGAAATCGTGGGCGCGGACAGCGTGCAGGTCTACCGGGGCCTGGACATCGGCTCGGCCAAACCCACCCCCGGGGAGCAGGCGCAGGCGCGGCATCACCTGATCGACATGGCCGACCCGGCCGAGGGCTTCTCGGCCGCGCGCTACGCGGAGCTGGCCCAGGCGGCCATCGCGGACATCCACGCCCGGGGCAAAAAAGCCCTGGTGGTGGGCGGCACGGGCTTGTACATCAAGGCCCTGCTCTGGGGACTGGTCCCGGTCCCGGAGGTGGACCCCGCGCTGCGGGCAGAGCTGGCCGAGGCCTGGGACGAGCAAGGTGCCGAAGCCATGCACGCCCGCCTGGCCGAGCGCGACCCCGAGGCCGCCGCCCGCCTGCACCCCAACGACCGCCAGCGGGTGCTACGGGCCCTGGAGGTGTGCCTCCAGACCGGCGAGCCCTTCAGCCGCCGGCAGGAGAAACACAAGCAAAGCGAGCCGCGTTACGCGCATTTGTTCATCGGCCTGGAGCGGCCCCGCGAGGAGCTGAACCAGCGCATCGAGACCCGCGCCCGGGCCATGTGGCAGGGCGGGCTCCTGGCCGAGGTGGAGGGCCTGCTGGCCGCGGGCACGCCCCCGGAAGCGCCGGGCCTGGCCACCCTGGGCTATCGCCAGGCCGTGGCCGCCTTGAGCGGGACCATGCAGCCTGATGACGCGCTGTTTGATATGATTAAGGCAACCAAGGCCTACGCCAAGCGGCAGCTCACCTGGTTCCGCGGGGTGGAGGGCCTGCACTGGCACAATGCCGACGACCACGCGGGCGTCAGCCAACGGGTGGCCGGCTTCTGGTCCCATAAGGGGTAG